A section of the Malania oleifera isolate guangnan ecotype guangnan chromosome 2, ASM2987363v1, whole genome shotgun sequence genome encodes:
- the LOC131149105 gene encoding probable protein S-acyltransferase 19 isoform X3, translating to MVRKHGWQLPAHTFQALLVFILYVRSTAINPADPGIMSKFDSKGLNKPNAMQGILTKDQPRKFDEIGSRLPSSPSSMSKSSIGVANSSKKGSAGEVGIEKIPVEPASQKSFLCNFKILCALFVHEDCCKQEAVAGQQGTGEDALFCTLCNAEVGKFSKHCRSCDKCVDGFDHHCRWLNNCVGRKNYVTFISLMASSLIWLVIEVAAGIAVLVRSFVDKKSMETEIIDRLGNGFSRAPFVAVVAVCTAVSLLACLPLGELFFFHMLLIKKGITTYEYVVAMRAVSEVPAGASIDEELLNGLYSPTGSATTGFSGGSSLGLQHKGAWCTPPRVFVDYQDEVVPHLEPGMLPSTVDPDADGAEMRNKVPKRPVRMSAWKLAKLDSNEAMKAAAKARASSSVLRPIDNRRMPDIGLSSSGDMSFRSSASMDTVGNKEVKSELRLSPLRNSFAPSQPSLDGYETGTQSASSFSSPSHVHESLTLAPLPQVRGLGHLSAPNSAPTVVADRLATSGTAFPNTNKAISRPSSGFDEAIIQKGSNADPLLLSAPAVPFMKDAKRTSVIWDQEAGRYISVPLSASETQNRSSLQISVSNSNTEISSHRRRVIPWQESSSSLTVQLQQSERLMYTGESIFFAGPRLSLPVTDGQRKEGSSGVREVQETSTPILPQKSRLKREVSSNQLPVFIPGGLHKKPPSGLDL from the exons ATGGTGAGGAAGCACGGATGGCAACTACCTGCTCACACCTTTCAG GCACTCCTTGTTTTCATTCTCTATGTTCGAAGTACTGCAATCAATCCTGCAGATCCTGGCATCATGTCTAAATTTGATTCCAAAGGTTTAAATAAACCTAATGCAATGCAAGGGATATTGACCAAGGACCAGCCCAGAAAATTTGACGAGATTGGATCCAGGCTGCCTTCTTCTCCATCATCGATGTCTAAGAGTTCCATAGGTGTAGCTAACTCTAGTAAGAAAGGTTCTGCTGGGGAAGTTGGGATAGAAAAAATTCCAGTGGAACCTGCAagtcaaaaatcatttttatgtAATTTTAAGATTCTCTGCGCACTGTTTGTACATGAAGATTGCTGCAAACAGGAAGCAGTGGCTGGGCAACAGGGCACAGGTGAAGATGCTTTGTTCTGCACATTGTGCAATGCTGAG GTGGGCAAATTCAGCAAACACTGTAGAAGTTGTGATAAATGTGTGGATGGATTTGATCACCATTGTCGG TGGCTTAACAACTGTGTGGGGCGAAAAAATTATGTAACATTTATCTCTCTTATGGCCAGTAGTCTCATTTGG CTTGTAATTGAAGTTGCAGCTGGTATTGCTGTCCTAGTGCGTTCTTTTGTTGACAAGAAAAGTATGGAGACTGAAATTATCGATAGACTTGGAAATGGTTTCTCTCGTGCCCCATTTGTTGCAGTAGTG GCCGTATGTACTGCAGTGTCATTGCTGGCATGTTTACCTTTGGGTGAACTATTCTTTTTCCACATGTTACTAATTAAAAAG GGTATTACAACTTATGAGTATGTTGTGGCAATGAGGGCTGTGAGTGAGGTGCCTGCAGGAGCATCTATAGATGAGGAGCTGTTAAATGGGCTATATTCTCCCACAGGATCTGCTACAACTGGCTTTAGTGGTGGAAGTTCTTTAGGACTGCAGCACAAGGGTGCATGGTGTACCCCTCCTAGGGTGTTTGTGGATTACCAG GATGAGGTTGTCCCTCACTTGGAGCCTGGAATGCTCCCCTCAACCGTTGACCCAGATGCTGATGGTGCAGAAATGAGAAATAAGGTGCCCAAAAGGCCTGTTCGAATGAGTGCATGGAAGCTCGCAAAGTTAGATTCCAATGAGGCCATGAAAGCAGCAGCCAAAGCTAGGGCGTCATCATCTGTTCTTCGGCCAATTGACAACCGACGCATGCCTGATATTGGATTGAGCTCCAGTGGAGACATGAGTTTCAGAAGCAGTGCGAGTATGGACACAGTAGGAAATAAGGAGGTCAAGAGTGAATTGAGGCTGTCACCTTTGAGAAATTCCTTTGCTCCAAGTCAGCCTAGTTTGGATGGATATGAAACTGGAACTCAGAGTGCGAGTAGTTTCAGCAGTCCAAGTCATGTTCACGAGTCTCTAACACTTGCTCCTCTGCCACAAGTTCGAGGTTTGGGTCATCTTAGTGCTCCTAATTCTGCTCCCACTGTTGTTGCTGATCGACTTGCAACTTCAGGGACTGCTTTCCCCAACACAAACAAGGCAATATCCCGTCCATCCTCTGGATTTGATGAAGCTATCATACAAAAGGGAAGTAATGCAGATCCATTATTGCTTTCTGCTCCTGCAGTTccttttatgaaagatgctaaGAGAACATCTGTTATTTGGGATCAAGAAGCAGGGAGGTACATATCAGTCCCTTTATCAGCATCGGAAACTCAAAACAGATCATCACTGCAAATCAGTGTGTCAAATTCCAATACAGAAATTTCGAGTCATAGGAGGCGAGTTATTCCATGGCAGGAGTCGTCATCTTCTTTAACAGTTCAGTTGCAGCAATCAGAAAGGCTGATGTACACCGGGGAGTCTATTTTCTTTGCTGGTCCCCGATTGAGTTTACCAGTTACAGATGGTCAAAGAAAGGAGGGTAGTTCAGGTGTAAGAGAGGTCCAAGAGACTTCAACACCAATCTTGCCTCAAAAGTCTAGATTGAAAAGAGAAGTGTCTTCAAACCAGCTTCCTGTGTTCATCCCCGGAGGTCTCCATAAGAAACCTCCATCTGGCTTGGATTTGTAG
- the LOC131149105 gene encoding probable protein S-acyltransferase 19 isoform X4: MVRKHGWQLPAHTFQALLVFILYVRSTAINPADPGIMSKFDSKGLNKPNAMQGILTKDQPRKFDEIGSRLPSSPSSMSKSSIGVANSSKKGSAGEVGIEKIPVEPASQKSFLCNFKILCALFVHEDCCKQEAVAGQQGTGEDALFCTLCNAEVGKFSKHCRSCDKCVDGFDHHCRLVIEVAAGIAVLVRSFVDKKSMETEIIDRLGNGFSRAPFVAVVAVCTAVSLLACLPLGELFFFHMLLIKKGITTYEYVVAMRAVSEVPAGASIDEELLNGLYSPTGSATTGFSGGSSLGLQHKGAWCTPPRVFVDYQDEVVPHLEPGMLPSTVDPDADGAEMRNKVPKRPVRMSAWKLAKLDSNEAMKAAAKARASSSVLRPIDNRRMPDIGLSSSGDMSFRSSASMDTVGNKEVKSELRLSPLRNSFAPSQPSLDGYETGTQSASSFSSPSHVHESLTLAPLPQVRGLGHLSAPNSAPTVVADRLATSGTAFPNTNKAISRPSSGFDEAIIQKGSNADPLLLSAPAVPFMKDAKRTSVIWDQEAGRYISVPLSASETQNRSSLQISVSNSNTEISSHRRRVIPWQESSSSLTVQLQQSERLMYTGESIFFAGPRLSLPVTDGQRKEGSSGVREVQETSTPILPQKSRLKREVSSNQLPVFIPGGLHKKPPSGLDL, encoded by the exons ATGGTGAGGAAGCACGGATGGCAACTACCTGCTCACACCTTTCAG GCACTCCTTGTTTTCATTCTCTATGTTCGAAGTACTGCAATCAATCCTGCAGATCCTGGCATCATGTCTAAATTTGATTCCAAAGGTTTAAATAAACCTAATGCAATGCAAGGGATATTGACCAAGGACCAGCCCAGAAAATTTGACGAGATTGGATCCAGGCTGCCTTCTTCTCCATCATCGATGTCTAAGAGTTCCATAGGTGTAGCTAACTCTAGTAAGAAAGGTTCTGCTGGGGAAGTTGGGATAGAAAAAATTCCAGTGGAACCTGCAagtcaaaaatcatttttatgtAATTTTAAGATTCTCTGCGCACTGTTTGTACATGAAGATTGCTGCAAACAGGAAGCAGTGGCTGGGCAACAGGGCACAGGTGAAGATGCTTTGTTCTGCACATTGTGCAATGCTGAG GTGGGCAAATTCAGCAAACACTGTAGAAGTTGTGATAAATGTGTGGATGGATTTGATCACCATTGTCGG CTTGTAATTGAAGTTGCAGCTGGTATTGCTGTCCTAGTGCGTTCTTTTGTTGACAAGAAAAGTATGGAGACTGAAATTATCGATAGACTTGGAAATGGTTTCTCTCGTGCCCCATTTGTTGCAGTAGTG GCCGTATGTACTGCAGTGTCATTGCTGGCATGTTTACCTTTGGGTGAACTATTCTTTTTCCACATGTTACTAATTAAAAAG GGTATTACAACTTATGAGTATGTTGTGGCAATGAGGGCTGTGAGTGAGGTGCCTGCAGGAGCATCTATAGATGAGGAGCTGTTAAATGGGCTATATTCTCCCACAGGATCTGCTACAACTGGCTTTAGTGGTGGAAGTTCTTTAGGACTGCAGCACAAGGGTGCATGGTGTACCCCTCCTAGGGTGTTTGTGGATTACCAG GATGAGGTTGTCCCTCACTTGGAGCCTGGAATGCTCCCCTCAACCGTTGACCCAGATGCTGATGGTGCAGAAATGAGAAATAAGGTGCCCAAAAGGCCTGTTCGAATGAGTGCATGGAAGCTCGCAAAGTTAGATTCCAATGAGGCCATGAAAGCAGCAGCCAAAGCTAGGGCGTCATCATCTGTTCTTCGGCCAATTGACAACCGACGCATGCCTGATATTGGATTGAGCTCCAGTGGAGACATGAGTTTCAGAAGCAGTGCGAGTATGGACACAGTAGGAAATAAGGAGGTCAAGAGTGAATTGAGGCTGTCACCTTTGAGAAATTCCTTTGCTCCAAGTCAGCCTAGTTTGGATGGATATGAAACTGGAACTCAGAGTGCGAGTAGTTTCAGCAGTCCAAGTCATGTTCACGAGTCTCTAACACTTGCTCCTCTGCCACAAGTTCGAGGTTTGGGTCATCTTAGTGCTCCTAATTCTGCTCCCACTGTTGTTGCTGATCGACTTGCAACTTCAGGGACTGCTTTCCCCAACACAAACAAGGCAATATCCCGTCCATCCTCTGGATTTGATGAAGCTATCATACAAAAGGGAAGTAATGCAGATCCATTATTGCTTTCTGCTCCTGCAGTTccttttatgaaagatgctaaGAGAACATCTGTTATTTGGGATCAAGAAGCAGGGAGGTACATATCAGTCCCTTTATCAGCATCGGAAACTCAAAACAGATCATCACTGCAAATCAGTGTGTCAAATTCCAATACAGAAATTTCGAGTCATAGGAGGCGAGTTATTCCATGGCAGGAGTCGTCATCTTCTTTAACAGTTCAGTTGCAGCAATCAGAAAGGCTGATGTACACCGGGGAGTCTATTTTCTTTGCTGGTCCCCGATTGAGTTTACCAGTTACAGATGGTCAAAGAAAGGAGGGTAGTTCAGGTGTAAGAGAGGTCCAAGAGACTTCAACACCAATCTTGCCTCAAAAGTCTAGATTGAAAAGAGAAGTGTCTTCAAACCAGCTTCCTGTGTTCATCCCCGGAGGTCTCCATAAGAAACCTCCATCTGGCTTGGATTTGTAG
- the LOC131149105 gene encoding probable protein S-acyltransferase 19 isoform X2 — translation MVRKHGWQLPAHTFQVVAITVFCLLVVAFYAFFAPFLWGRIWEYALIAAYSPVALLVFILYVRSTAINPADPGIMSKFDSKGLNKPNAMQGILTKDQPRKFDEIGSRLPSSPSSMSKSSIGVANSSKKGSAGEVGIEKIPVEPASQKSFLCNFKILCALFVHEDCCKQEAVAGQQGTGEDALFCTLCNAEVGKFSKHCRSCDKCVDGFDHHCRLVIEVAAGIAVLVRSFVDKKSMETEIIDRLGNGFSRAPFVAVVAVCTAVSLLACLPLGELFFFHMLLIKKGITTYEYVVAMRAVSEVPAGASIDEELLNGLYSPTGSATTGFSGGSSLGLQHKGAWCTPPRVFVDYQDEVVPHLEPGMLPSTVDPDADGAEMRNKVPKRPVRMSAWKLAKLDSNEAMKAAAKARASSSVLRPIDNRRMPDIGLSSSGDMSFRSSASMDTVGNKEVKSELRLSPLRNSFAPSQPSLDGYETGTQSASSFSSPSHVHESLTLAPLPQVRGLGHLSAPNSAPTVVADRLATSGTAFPNTNKAISRPSSGFDEAIIQKGSNADPLLLSAPAVPFMKDAKRTSVIWDQEAGRYISVPLSASETQNRSSLQISVSNSNTEISSHRRRVIPWQESSSSLTVQLQQSERLMYTGESIFFAGPRLSLPVTDGQRKEGSSGVREVQETSTPILPQKSRLKREVSSNQLPVFIPGGLHKKPPSGLDL, via the exons ATGGTGAGGAAGCACGGATGGCAACTACCTGCTCACACCTTTCAG GTTGTTGCAATTACTGTGTTCTGCTTGTTGGTGGTTGCATTCTATGCTTTCTTTGCACCTTTCCTTTGGGGCCGCATTTGGGAATATGCTTTAATTGCTGCCTATTCTCCAGTG GCACTCCTTGTTTTCATTCTCTATGTTCGAAGTACTGCAATCAATCCTGCAGATCCTGGCATCATGTCTAAATTTGATTCCAAAGGTTTAAATAAACCTAATGCAATGCAAGGGATATTGACCAAGGACCAGCCCAGAAAATTTGACGAGATTGGATCCAGGCTGCCTTCTTCTCCATCATCGATGTCTAAGAGTTCCATAGGTGTAGCTAACTCTAGTAAGAAAGGTTCTGCTGGGGAAGTTGGGATAGAAAAAATTCCAGTGGAACCTGCAagtcaaaaatcatttttatgtAATTTTAAGATTCTCTGCGCACTGTTTGTACATGAAGATTGCTGCAAACAGGAAGCAGTGGCTGGGCAACAGGGCACAGGTGAAGATGCTTTGTTCTGCACATTGTGCAATGCTGAG GTGGGCAAATTCAGCAAACACTGTAGAAGTTGTGATAAATGTGTGGATGGATTTGATCACCATTGTCGG CTTGTAATTGAAGTTGCAGCTGGTATTGCTGTCCTAGTGCGTTCTTTTGTTGACAAGAAAAGTATGGAGACTGAAATTATCGATAGACTTGGAAATGGTTTCTCTCGTGCCCCATTTGTTGCAGTAGTG GCCGTATGTACTGCAGTGTCATTGCTGGCATGTTTACCTTTGGGTGAACTATTCTTTTTCCACATGTTACTAATTAAAAAG GGTATTACAACTTATGAGTATGTTGTGGCAATGAGGGCTGTGAGTGAGGTGCCTGCAGGAGCATCTATAGATGAGGAGCTGTTAAATGGGCTATATTCTCCCACAGGATCTGCTACAACTGGCTTTAGTGGTGGAAGTTCTTTAGGACTGCAGCACAAGGGTGCATGGTGTACCCCTCCTAGGGTGTTTGTGGATTACCAG GATGAGGTTGTCCCTCACTTGGAGCCTGGAATGCTCCCCTCAACCGTTGACCCAGATGCTGATGGTGCAGAAATGAGAAATAAGGTGCCCAAAAGGCCTGTTCGAATGAGTGCATGGAAGCTCGCAAAGTTAGATTCCAATGAGGCCATGAAAGCAGCAGCCAAAGCTAGGGCGTCATCATCTGTTCTTCGGCCAATTGACAACCGACGCATGCCTGATATTGGATTGAGCTCCAGTGGAGACATGAGTTTCAGAAGCAGTGCGAGTATGGACACAGTAGGAAATAAGGAGGTCAAGAGTGAATTGAGGCTGTCACCTTTGAGAAATTCCTTTGCTCCAAGTCAGCCTAGTTTGGATGGATATGAAACTGGAACTCAGAGTGCGAGTAGTTTCAGCAGTCCAAGTCATGTTCACGAGTCTCTAACACTTGCTCCTCTGCCACAAGTTCGAGGTTTGGGTCATCTTAGTGCTCCTAATTCTGCTCCCACTGTTGTTGCTGATCGACTTGCAACTTCAGGGACTGCTTTCCCCAACACAAACAAGGCAATATCCCGTCCATCCTCTGGATTTGATGAAGCTATCATACAAAAGGGAAGTAATGCAGATCCATTATTGCTTTCTGCTCCTGCAGTTccttttatgaaagatgctaaGAGAACATCTGTTATTTGGGATCAAGAAGCAGGGAGGTACATATCAGTCCCTTTATCAGCATCGGAAACTCAAAACAGATCATCACTGCAAATCAGTGTGTCAAATTCCAATACAGAAATTTCGAGTCATAGGAGGCGAGTTATTCCATGGCAGGAGTCGTCATCTTCTTTAACAGTTCAGTTGCAGCAATCAGAAAGGCTGATGTACACCGGGGAGTCTATTTTCTTTGCTGGTCCCCGATTGAGTTTACCAGTTACAGATGGTCAAAGAAAGGAGGGTAGTTCAGGTGTAAGAGAGGTCCAAGAGACTTCAACACCAATCTTGCCTCAAAAGTCTAGATTGAAAAGAGAAGTGTCTTCAAACCAGCTTCCTGTGTTCATCCCCGGAGGTCTCCATAAGAAACCTCCATCTGGCTTGGATTTGTAG
- the LOC131149105 gene encoding probable protein S-acyltransferase 19 isoform X1: protein MVRKHGWQLPAHTFQVVAITVFCLLVVAFYAFFAPFLWGRIWEYALIAAYSPVALLVFILYVRSTAINPADPGIMSKFDSKGLNKPNAMQGILTKDQPRKFDEIGSRLPSSPSSMSKSSIGVANSSKKGSAGEVGIEKIPVEPASQKSFLCNFKILCALFVHEDCCKQEAVAGQQGTGEDALFCTLCNAEVGKFSKHCRSCDKCVDGFDHHCRWLNNCVGRKNYVTFISLMASSLIWLVIEVAAGIAVLVRSFVDKKSMETEIIDRLGNGFSRAPFVAVVAVCTAVSLLACLPLGELFFFHMLLIKKGITTYEYVVAMRAVSEVPAGASIDEELLNGLYSPTGSATTGFSGGSSLGLQHKGAWCTPPRVFVDYQDEVVPHLEPGMLPSTVDPDADGAEMRNKVPKRPVRMSAWKLAKLDSNEAMKAAAKARASSSVLRPIDNRRMPDIGLSSSGDMSFRSSASMDTVGNKEVKSELRLSPLRNSFAPSQPSLDGYETGTQSASSFSSPSHVHESLTLAPLPQVRGLGHLSAPNSAPTVVADRLATSGTAFPNTNKAISRPSSGFDEAIIQKGSNADPLLLSAPAVPFMKDAKRTSVIWDQEAGRYISVPLSASETQNRSSLQISVSNSNTEISSHRRRVIPWQESSSSLTVQLQQSERLMYTGESIFFAGPRLSLPVTDGQRKEGSSGVREVQETSTPILPQKSRLKREVSSNQLPVFIPGGLHKKPPSGLDL from the exons ATGGTGAGGAAGCACGGATGGCAACTACCTGCTCACACCTTTCAG GTTGTTGCAATTACTGTGTTCTGCTTGTTGGTGGTTGCATTCTATGCTTTCTTTGCACCTTTCCTTTGGGGCCGCATTTGGGAATATGCTTTAATTGCTGCCTATTCTCCAGTG GCACTCCTTGTTTTCATTCTCTATGTTCGAAGTACTGCAATCAATCCTGCAGATCCTGGCATCATGTCTAAATTTGATTCCAAAGGTTTAAATAAACCTAATGCAATGCAAGGGATATTGACCAAGGACCAGCCCAGAAAATTTGACGAGATTGGATCCAGGCTGCCTTCTTCTCCATCATCGATGTCTAAGAGTTCCATAGGTGTAGCTAACTCTAGTAAGAAAGGTTCTGCTGGGGAAGTTGGGATAGAAAAAATTCCAGTGGAACCTGCAagtcaaaaatcatttttatgtAATTTTAAGATTCTCTGCGCACTGTTTGTACATGAAGATTGCTGCAAACAGGAAGCAGTGGCTGGGCAACAGGGCACAGGTGAAGATGCTTTGTTCTGCACATTGTGCAATGCTGAG GTGGGCAAATTCAGCAAACACTGTAGAAGTTGTGATAAATGTGTGGATGGATTTGATCACCATTGTCGG TGGCTTAACAACTGTGTGGGGCGAAAAAATTATGTAACATTTATCTCTCTTATGGCCAGTAGTCTCATTTGG CTTGTAATTGAAGTTGCAGCTGGTATTGCTGTCCTAGTGCGTTCTTTTGTTGACAAGAAAAGTATGGAGACTGAAATTATCGATAGACTTGGAAATGGTTTCTCTCGTGCCCCATTTGTTGCAGTAGTG GCCGTATGTACTGCAGTGTCATTGCTGGCATGTTTACCTTTGGGTGAACTATTCTTTTTCCACATGTTACTAATTAAAAAG GGTATTACAACTTATGAGTATGTTGTGGCAATGAGGGCTGTGAGTGAGGTGCCTGCAGGAGCATCTATAGATGAGGAGCTGTTAAATGGGCTATATTCTCCCACAGGATCTGCTACAACTGGCTTTAGTGGTGGAAGTTCTTTAGGACTGCAGCACAAGGGTGCATGGTGTACCCCTCCTAGGGTGTTTGTGGATTACCAG GATGAGGTTGTCCCTCACTTGGAGCCTGGAATGCTCCCCTCAACCGTTGACCCAGATGCTGATGGTGCAGAAATGAGAAATAAGGTGCCCAAAAGGCCTGTTCGAATGAGTGCATGGAAGCTCGCAAAGTTAGATTCCAATGAGGCCATGAAAGCAGCAGCCAAAGCTAGGGCGTCATCATCTGTTCTTCGGCCAATTGACAACCGACGCATGCCTGATATTGGATTGAGCTCCAGTGGAGACATGAGTTTCAGAAGCAGTGCGAGTATGGACACAGTAGGAAATAAGGAGGTCAAGAGTGAATTGAGGCTGTCACCTTTGAGAAATTCCTTTGCTCCAAGTCAGCCTAGTTTGGATGGATATGAAACTGGAACTCAGAGTGCGAGTAGTTTCAGCAGTCCAAGTCATGTTCACGAGTCTCTAACACTTGCTCCTCTGCCACAAGTTCGAGGTTTGGGTCATCTTAGTGCTCCTAATTCTGCTCCCACTGTTGTTGCTGATCGACTTGCAACTTCAGGGACTGCTTTCCCCAACACAAACAAGGCAATATCCCGTCCATCCTCTGGATTTGATGAAGCTATCATACAAAAGGGAAGTAATGCAGATCCATTATTGCTTTCTGCTCCTGCAGTTccttttatgaaagatgctaaGAGAACATCTGTTATTTGGGATCAAGAAGCAGGGAGGTACATATCAGTCCCTTTATCAGCATCGGAAACTCAAAACAGATCATCACTGCAAATCAGTGTGTCAAATTCCAATACAGAAATTTCGAGTCATAGGAGGCGAGTTATTCCATGGCAGGAGTCGTCATCTTCTTTAACAGTTCAGTTGCAGCAATCAGAAAGGCTGATGTACACCGGGGAGTCTATTTTCTTTGCTGGTCCCCGATTGAGTTTACCAGTTACAGATGGTCAAAGAAAGGAGGGTAGTTCAGGTGTAAGAGAGGTCCAAGAGACTTCAACACCAATCTTGCCTCAAAAGTCTAGATTGAAAAGAGAAGTGTCTTCAAACCAGCTTCCTGTGTTCATCCCCGGAGGTCTCCATAAGAAACCTCCATCTGGCTTGGATTTGTAG